In the Oceanivirga salmonicida genome, ATAGTAGCACCTATTGCAACCATATATGCATGTGTTATAGCAGTAATTTTTACAAAAATGAAATTTAATGATGTTATTGAAGCAGCTATATCAAGTGTAAAAGAAATACAAATAGCATTATTTATACTTATGGTGGCATATGCGTTAGCCGAAGTATTCATTCATACTGGTGTTGGGGCTTCAGTTATAATCTTAGCACTTAAAATAGGTATTAATGCACGATTAGTTGCAGTTGTAGGAGCTGCAGTAACATCGATTTTATCTATTGCAACAGGTACAAGCTGGGGAACATTTGCTGCATGTGCACCAATATTTCTATGGTTAAACCATATAGTAGGTGGAAATGTAGCGTTAACAGTTGCAGCAATAGCTGGTGGTTCATGTTTTGGAGATAATATTGGTCTTATTTCTGAAACAACTATAATAAGTTCGGGAATACAAGATGTAGAAATAATAAGAAGGATTAGACACCAAGGTGTATGGTCAATATTGGTATTACTTACAAGTTTATTTATATTTTATATTTTTGGAATATTTTTAGGTCTAGAAACTAATATTGGAAATGCAAGTGATGCAATTAATCATATACCTAAAAATGTTTTAGCAGAACTTTCAATTAAGAATGCATCTTCAGTTAAACTATTAGAACAAGTAAAAAATGGAGTACCAATTTATATGATAATCCCATTAATAAGTGTATTGTTTCTTGCTTTTAAAGGATATCAAACATTAATTTGTTTATTTTCAGGCATAATAACCGCATATATTCTTGGAAAATATGCAGGAACTGTAATTAATTTAAATAATTATATTTTGATAGTAAAAAATGGTTTTTCATCAGCTGGAAACTGGGTAATAGTCATGATGCTATGGATATCAGCGTTTGGTGGAATAATGCGTAAAATGAATGCATTTGAGCCTAT is a window encoding:
- a CDS encoding Na+/H+ antiporter NhaC family protein, whose translation is MKNIFKLSPIIIMASLMITGYDALIVAPIATIYACVIAVIFTKMKFNDVIEAAISSVKEIQIALFILMVAYALAEVFIHTGVGASVIILALKIGINARLVAVVGAAVTSILSIATGTSWGTFAACAPIFLWLNHIVGGNVALTVAAIAGGSCFGDNIGLISETTIISSGIQDVEIIRRIRHQGVWSILVLLTSLFIFYIFGIFLGLETNIGNASDAINHIPKNVLAELSIKNASSVKLLEQVKNGVPIYMIIPLISVLFLAFKGYQTLICLFSGIITAYILGKYAGTVINLNNYILIVKNGFSSAGNWVIVMMLWISAFGGIMRKMNAFEPISKFVIKFSKSVKQMMFCNGILCILGNAALADEMAQIVTIGPITREIIEDNIEGSEEDMYTLRLRNATFSDAMGVFGSQLIPWHAYIAFYVGTVNIVYPLIKITALDIIKYNFIAIIAVTSILILTLTGFDKYIPLFGIPSEPKVKLKDKK